From one Lycium barbarum isolate Lr01 chromosome 6, ASM1917538v2, whole genome shotgun sequence genomic stretch:
- the LOC132598635 gene encoding uncharacterized protein LOC132598635, with protein sequence MFFSLSSQFLKHNILLILILILPFVYINFLAFFISFFLVGFLAFGLKMPTEGVVMVEEPVLCGSPLGSTPSSPKCRIKFLCSHGGKILPQPADGHLKYVGGETRVISVPRDIKLTELMKKLTPQIEGDMVLKYQLVHEDLDALISVKTDEDLRHMLDEYDRCESAGIPRLRAFLFPAKPIVVDHHTTPPEPLEQRYIDAINGIIRAREAGLRIQYPLSISHASFGFSSACSSPRSPESCTTDGVIHESLLQSIFQNRSQLHKVQSSPSFYNVNSQQQPGSHHNHQPPQQQQHHYYNYRQPNYNGYQLSKPPPGPGDPVKGPDRLFSVRSVGRAEGLRYQVDHNQHYYQSPTRYSRGSGWCTKCMHYDDYGHCGERRNGSISPGSYSMEIGNGCHSPGGYSVERRTSSLSPSPIPLSPRFSNMAGSGDT encoded by the exons ATGTTCTTCTCTTTGTCATCTCAATTCTTGAAACATAATATTCTTCTTATTCTAATTTTAATTCTCCCCTTTGTGTATATAAATTTTTTagcctttttcatttcattttttcttgttGGGTTTTTGGCATTTGGTTTGAAAATGCCAACAGAAGGTGTTGTCATGGTGGAGGAACCTGTTTTATGTGGTTCACCATTGGGGTCCACCCCAAGCTCCCCTAAGTGTAGGATTAAATTTCTGTGTAGCCATGGAGGAAAAATTCTTCCTCAGCCAGCTGATGGCCACCTCAAGTATGTCGGGGGCGAGACACGTGTCATCTCCGTTCCTCGGGACATTAAACTTACAG AACTCATGAAGAAACTCACTCCCCAAATTGAGGGTGACATGGTTCTCAAATATCAACTAGTACACGAGGACCTTGACGCCTTGATCTCAGTAAAAACAGACGAAGATCTACGCCACATGTTGGACGAATATGATCGTTGTGAAAGTGCAGGGATCCCGAGGCTTCGTGCCTTCCTCTTTCCAGCAAAGCCCATCGTGGTGGACCACCACACAACCCCACCAGAACCTCTAGAACAACGATATATCGATGCCATTAATGGTATAATCCGTGCAAGGGAAGCAGGGCTTAGGATACAATATCCTCTAAGCATAAGCCATGCTTCTTTTGGCTTTTCCTCTGCTTGTTCTTCACCAAGATCTCCTGAGAGTTGTACTACTGACGGTGTTATCCACGAGTCTTTGCTAcaaagtatttttcaaaatagAAGCCAATTGCACAAAGTTCAGAGTTCCCCTAGCTTTTACAATGTCAATAGCCAGCAGCAACCTGGGTCCCATCATAACCATCAGCCGCCGCAGCAGCAACAACATCATTATTACAACTATAGGCAACCGAACTATAACGGGTACCAGTTAAGCAAACCTCCACCTGGTCCTGGTGATCCAGTCAAAGGGCCAGACAGGCTGTTTTCTGTTAGGTCTGTTGGTCGAGCCGAGGGATTAAGGTATCAAGTGGATCATAACCAACATTACTATCAATCACCCACGAGGTACAGCCGTGGCAGTGGCTGGTGTACAAAATGTATGCATTATGATGACTATGGCCATTGTGGGGAAAGAAGAAATGGAAGTATATCGCCGGGCAGTTACTCTATGGAGATAGGAAATGGTTGTCATTCTCCAGGAGGTTATTCCGTGGAAAGAAGAACTAGTAGTCTTTCCCCCAGTCCCATTCCATTGAGCCCTCGCTTCTCCAACATGGCTGGATCAGGGGATACTTAA